The following proteins come from a genomic window of Dreissena polymorpha isolate Duluth1 chromosome 1, UMN_Dpol_1.0, whole genome shotgun sequence:
- the LOC127851153 gene encoding 39S ribosomal protein L16, mitochondrial-like yields MQAISFNVKLLVQKTPLWVQVATVMKLKVPPDYKHVVMPARNRLPLLPKQPEPLNSHFPFPKMQKKLYLMRGPEPVHNDIIYGEFAIQALEGGRLRFAHLESIRMQVIRKMNEKTTFAHYRVPPPWQSVTKKPLGHRMGSGKGSIDRWEVPIKPDRIIIEFGGQVEFKEVQRLMETIRGFLPFKARVITRQDLKEEKQRAEELKDKNMNPFSYRKCAMDNMLGMKHKLSPYTIEFDGKYR; encoded by the exons ATGCAAGCAATAAGCTTTAATGTCAAGTTATTAG TTCAGAAAACTCCACTATGGGTGCAAGTGGCTACTGTAATGAAGTTGAAAGTTCCACCTGATTATAAGC ATGTGGTGATGCCGGCTCGAAACCGTCTGCCactgttgccaaagcaaccagagcCCCTGAATTCTCACTTTCCTTTCCCCAAGATGCAAAAGAAGCTGTACCTGATGAGGGGCCCAGAACCAGTACACAATGATATCATCTATGGAGAGTTTGCAATTCAG GCTCTAGAAGGTGGGAGGTTGCGGTTCGCACACTTAGAGAGCATACGTATGCAGGTTATTCGCAAAATGAATGAGAAGACAACCTTTGCGCATTACCGCGTGCCCCCACCATGGCAGTCCGTGACTAAGAAGCCTTTAGGGCACAGAATGGGCAGTGGGAAAGGGTCCATCGATCGTTGGGAAGTCCCTATAAAGCCGGATCGAATCATTATCGAGTTTGGTGGACAGGTGGAGTTCAAAGAAGTTCAGCGCCTCATGGAAACCATTCGTGGCTTTTTGCCTTTCAAAGCACGTGTCATAACTCGACAAGATTTAAAGGAAGAGAAACAAAGAGCAGAAGAATTGAAGGACAAGAATATGAATCCGTTCTCTTATAGGAAATGTGCTATGGACAATATGCTTGGGATGAAGCATAAATTGAGTCCATACACTATTGAGTTTGATGGTAAATACAGATGA